One Arthrobacter sp. FW306-07-I genomic window carries:
- a CDS encoding metal-sulfur cluster assembly factor, with translation MTEITPGRTALEDVEEALKDVIDPELGVNVVDLGLLYGLKYSDDDGALLIDMTLTTAACPLTDVLEEQVGQALDGVVDDWRLNWVWMPPWGPERITDDGKDQMRALGFNI, from the coding sequence ATGACCGAAATCACGCCGGGCCGCACGGCCCTGGAGGACGTCGAAGAGGCGCTCAAGGACGTCATCGACCCTGAGCTTGGCGTCAACGTTGTGGACCTGGGCCTGCTGTACGGCCTGAAGTACTCCGACGACGACGGTGCGCTCCTGATCGACATGACGCTCACCACCGCCGCCTGCCCGCTCACGGATGTGCTCGAGGAGCAGGTGGGCCAGGCACTGGACGGCGTCGTGGACGACTGGCGCCTGAACTGGGTATGGATGCCGCCGTGGGGTCCGGAGCGGATCACTGACGACGGCAAGGACCAGATGCGGGCCCTTGGCTTCAACATCTAA
- the ypfJ gene encoding KPN_02809 family neutral zinc metallopeptidase, producing the protein MSFNDNAQLDPSQVQDRRGMGTGVKVGGGIGGGLVLLVALLLGINPNMLGGLTDGGTAGQSQGTAPACKTGADADARLDCRITGTVNSLNAFWPGYLQQYKVQYPRPEAVIFNGSTNTGCGPATSDVGPFYCPTDTTAYFDPGFFQELVDRFGSSGGPLAQEYVVAHEFGHHVQNLLGDLKRAQQDPQGPESGSVRTELQADCYAGLWAKYASTTKDPATGQPYLEPLTPQDVNDALSAAASVGDDRIQKAATGRVSPEGWTHGSSEERQRWFSRGYQSGDIKQCDTFSAATL; encoded by the coding sequence ATGAGTTTCAATGACAATGCGCAGCTTGATCCCAGCCAGGTCCAGGACCGAAGGGGCATGGGTACCGGTGTGAAGGTCGGCGGCGGAATCGGCGGCGGCCTGGTCCTGCTGGTTGCGCTCCTGCTGGGCATCAACCCCAACATGCTCGGCGGCCTGACCGACGGCGGCACCGCCGGCCAGTCCCAGGGCACGGCTCCGGCCTGCAAAACCGGAGCGGACGCGGATGCGCGGCTTGACTGCCGGATCACCGGCACGGTGAACAGCCTCAACGCGTTCTGGCCGGGCTACCTCCAGCAGTACAAGGTGCAGTACCCGCGGCCGGAGGCAGTGATCTTCAACGGCAGCACCAACACCGGCTGCGGGCCCGCCACTTCCGACGTGGGTCCCTTCTACTGCCCGACGGACACCACCGCCTACTTCGATCCCGGATTCTTCCAGGAACTCGTGGACCGGTTCGGTTCCTCCGGCGGCCCCCTCGCCCAGGAGTATGTGGTGGCGCACGAATTCGGCCACCACGTCCAGAACCTGCTGGGTGACCTGAAACGCGCGCAGCAGGATCCGCAGGGACCGGAGTCCGGGTCCGTCCGAACCGAGCTGCAGGCCGATTGCTACGCCGGACTCTGGGCCAAGTACGCTTCCACCACCAAGGACCCCGCCACCGGCCAGCCCTACCTGGAGCCCCTCACCCCGCAGGATGTAAATGATGCCTTGTCGGCAGCCGCATCCGTGGGCGATGACCGGATCCAGAAGGCAGCCACCGGCCGTGTCTCCCCCGAAGGCTGGACCCACGGCTCCAGCGAGGAACGCCAGCGCTGGTTCTCCCGGGGCTACCAGTCCGGCGACATCAAGCAGTGCGACACGTTTTCCGCCGCCACCCTCTAA
- a CDS encoding class I adenylate-forming enzyme family protein, with product MPFLNMIQRWAEHRPHDTAVVVGGRRLEWAALRDAVAGLVAETKSVTTLCEANSVEFAVKFAAAVAGRRQCAVLDPEWPAPLQEDIVRHVEAHSVAAPVSPDDGLADGPPESTFLVGLTSGTTTVPKAFTRSRQSWQQSFDASIEFFGLRQDDVTLAPGPLAASLNLYALAECLYAGSEFQTLETFDVGDVHGAITHDRVTRLVLVPTMLRMLSERGLTGCVDASGIRSIICAGSKLDARTLEAARRWAPNATIYEYYGASELSFVSGLKLAPGQAAAPGGTGIGRPFPGVEVRVLADDGTQVPDGGYGNICVRSGMVSNGYLWGDDGQALRSFGSWYTVGDQGYLEDGELHILGRRADMILTAGRNVYPHEVELALAAVPGVAAALAAGMPDDLRGQRVVAGVVPSHGGITATQLRAGLEDLLSRHKRPLQYYLLPELPTTDRGKVSRSLLLERINSRDPRARPLAG from the coding sequence GTGCCGTTCCTGAACATGATCCAACGCTGGGCTGAGCACCGCCCGCACGACACCGCCGTCGTGGTCGGCGGGCGGCGGCTTGAATGGGCAGCGCTGCGCGATGCTGTCGCCGGTTTGGTGGCGGAGACTAAGTCAGTGACCACGCTTTGCGAAGCCAATTCCGTGGAATTTGCAGTGAAGTTTGCTGCAGCTGTGGCCGGCAGGCGGCAGTGCGCCGTCCTGGATCCGGAATGGCCGGCACCGCTCCAGGAGGACATTGTCCGGCACGTTGAGGCGCACAGCGTTGCGGCGCCGGTATCCCCGGACGACGGTCTTGCTGATGGTCCGCCGGAGTCCACGTTCTTGGTCGGCCTCACATCCGGGACAACCACCGTGCCCAAGGCCTTTACCCGCTCCCGGCAGTCCTGGCAGCAGTCTTTCGATGCCTCGATTGAGTTCTTCGGCCTTCGCCAGGATGACGTCACCCTTGCCCCGGGGCCGCTGGCGGCCAGCCTCAATCTCTACGCGCTGGCCGAGTGCCTCTACGCCGGTTCCGAGTTCCAGACGCTGGAGACGTTCGACGTCGGCGACGTCCACGGTGCCATCACGCACGACCGCGTCACCCGGCTTGTCCTGGTGCCCACCATGCTGAGGATGCTCAGCGAGCGCGGCCTGACGGGATGCGTGGACGCTTCGGGGATCCGCAGCATCATTTGCGCCGGTTCGAAGCTGGACGCCCGCACGCTGGAGGCCGCCCGGCGCTGGGCCCCGAATGCCACCATCTACGAGTACTACGGCGCCTCCGAGCTGAGCTTCGTATCCGGTCTCAAACTGGCACCCGGCCAGGCTGCAGCCCCCGGCGGAACCGGAATCGGACGGCCCTTCCCCGGCGTCGAGGTCCGGGTCCTGGCGGACGACGGGACCCAGGTCCCGGACGGCGGATACGGCAACATCTGCGTCCGCAGCGGCATGGTGAGCAACGGCTACCTGTGGGGCGACGACGGCCAGGCCCTGCGGTCCTTCGGCAGCTGGTACACAGTGGGGGACCAAGGCTATCTCGAGGACGGGGAACTGCACATCCTGGGCCGGCGCGCCGACATGATCCTCACCGCCGGGCGGAACGTGTACCCCCACGAGGTGGAACTGGCACTGGCCGCGGTTCCCGGTGTGGCCGCAGCCCTCGCCGCCGGGATGCCGGATGACCTGCGCGGCCAGCGGGTGGTGGCGGGCGTGGTTCCGTCCCACGGCGGGATCACCGCCACCCAGCTGCGGGCCGGGCTGGAGGACCTCCTGTCCCGGCACAAGCGTCCCCTTCAGTACTACCTCCTGCCCGAGCTGCCCACGACGGACCGGGGCAAGGTCAGCCGGAGCCTGTTGCTGGAGCGGATCAACTCCCGGGACCCCAGGGCGCGGCCCCTTGCCGGCTGA
- a CDS encoding thiolase family protein: protein MPADLLPPERQPVIIAARRTPVCPVNGALRSLRAHELLAPVLRALVAELAVDPATVSDVVIGNAVGGGGNVARLALLEAGLPVSVPGITVDRQCGSGLDAIVLAGRLVAAGGNPLYLAGGVESSSTAPLRAHRTDDGGADFYLRAQFVPESFGDPDMGVAAETVAQEYGVGRERQDAFALASHRKALAAIQDGRFAGEIVPLATDTGTVSCDGGPRRGLTPAVMRRFPPAFVPGGTVTAGNSCFDADGASAVVMTSLEHARQLGARDALLVRGTATAGVEPRVLGIGAAQAAGGLLAEAGVTAEHVDLVEFNEAFASQTLACLDQLGIDADRANLDGGALALGHAYGGSGAVLVTRLLAQARRAGTPGALGLAMISMAGGMGTAALLEYRRL from the coding sequence TTGCCGGCTGACCTGCTGCCGCCGGAGCGCCAGCCGGTCATCATCGCAGCCCGCCGGACGCCGGTGTGCCCCGTCAACGGTGCGCTGCGGAGCCTGCGCGCCCACGAACTGCTGGCGCCGGTGCTCCGGGCGCTGGTTGCCGAGCTCGCCGTGGACCCCGCCACCGTCTCCGATGTCGTCATCGGCAACGCAGTAGGCGGCGGCGGCAACGTGGCCCGGCTGGCCCTGCTCGAGGCCGGACTCCCGGTCAGTGTCCCCGGGATCACCGTCGACCGGCAGTGCGGTTCCGGGCTGGACGCCATTGTTCTCGCCGGCCGGCTGGTTGCAGCAGGCGGCAACCCGCTTTACCTGGCCGGGGGAGTGGAGAGCTCCAGCACCGCACCCCTTCGGGCCCACAGGACGGACGACGGCGGCGCGGACTTTTACCTCCGCGCCCAGTTTGTGCCGGAAAGCTTTGGCGATCCGGACATGGGCGTCGCGGCGGAAACGGTGGCGCAGGAATACGGCGTCGGCAGGGAGCGGCAGGACGCCTTCGCGCTGGCAAGCCACCGTAAAGCCCTTGCGGCAATCCAGGACGGCCGCTTTGCCGGCGAAATCGTCCCGCTGGCCACAGACACGGGCACGGTCTCATGTGACGGCGGGCCACGCCGCGGCCTCACCCCGGCCGTCATGCGACGGTTCCCGCCCGCCTTCGTGCCCGGAGGAACTGTCACCGCCGGGAACTCCTGCTTCGACGCTGACGGCGCCTCCGCCGTCGTTATGACGTCCCTGGAGCATGCCCGCCAACTGGGGGCACGCGACGCGCTGTTGGTGCGCGGAACCGCAACCGCCGGCGTCGAGCCCCGGGTGCTGGGGATCGGTGCTGCGCAGGCGGCCGGTGGGCTGCTCGCGGAGGCCGGTGTGACCGCAGAACACGTGGACCTGGTGGAGTTCAATGAGGCCTTCGCGTCCCAGACCCTCGCGTGCCTGGACCAGCTGGGAATCGACGCCGACCGGGCCAACCTCGATGGCGGGGCGCTGGCGCTGGGGCACGCCTATGGTGGCTCGGGGGCGGTGCTGGTGACCCGGCTGCTCGCCCAGGCGCGGAGGGCAGGAACACCGGGAGCCCTGGGACTGGCGATGATCAGCATGGCGGGCGGAATGGGGACGGCCGCACTGCTGGAGTACCGGCGCCTCTAG